Proteins encoded in a region of the Marinomonas maritima genome:
- a CDS encoding RNA methyltransferase, translated as MKKIFVSIGLINPKNTVNVGSVMRAAGCYQADQVLYSGQRYDRAVKMSTDTKNVSTSIPLINIETLGVDGLADAVDLETKIVCVDLIQGATPLPAFNHPEKALYIFGPEDGTIDQKIVDRADFVVFVPTIGCMNLAASVNVLLYDRLAKSARGHAGDELIRQSKDVNNNVKVRI; from the coding sequence ATGAAAAAAATTTTTGTATCTATAGGTTTAATCAACCCTAAAAATACCGTCAATGTCGGCTCGGTTATGAGAGCCGCAGGATGTTACCAAGCGGATCAGGTGTTGTATTCAGGTCAACGTTACGATCGTGCTGTTAAAATGTCTACGGACACAAAAAACGTGAGTACATCAATCCCTCTGATAAATATAGAAACGCTCGGGGTAGACGGTTTGGCGGACGCTGTGGATCTTGAGACTAAGATTGTCTGTGTGGATTTGATTCAAGGAGCAACGCCGCTTCCTGCTTTTAATCACCCCGAAAAAGCATTGTATATTTTTGGTCCTGAGGACGGCACGATAGATCAAAAAATTGTAGACCGAGCGGATTTCGTGGTGTTTGTGCCTACAATAGGTTGTATGAATCTTGCTGCTTCTGTGAATGTATTGCTTTATGACAGGTTGGCTAAGTCCGCTAGAGGGCACGCTGGCGATGAGCTGATTCGTCAGAGTAAGGATGTGAATAACAACGTTAAAGTACGCATCTAA
- a CDS encoding DUF481 domain-containing protein, whose product MRPLKRAVLASLVFAIPSLYAAEILPQRQSLEPLSMEVQLGVIATTGNTDSSALKGRATIKQDFRTWKNKYELDALYKRDKHDGENKTTAQKIFLSAQSDYKLSAENTSVFVFGSYTDDRFSGYDYQNTIAVGYSRRLFSDQNSFLDYNIGPGYSFNSTDAGGKEDAIIMHIEAEYEYNFSTEVKFTQVLGSDVAVEGNKNTLSKSESAITARLRDNLSMKAAYSITHNSEVLDDRENTDSTTSITLAYSF is encoded by the coding sequence ATGAGACCGTTAAAACGAGCAGTGCTTGCTAGTTTAGTTTTTGCGATACCTTCGCTCTATGCAGCAGAAATTTTACCGCAGAGACAATCTTTAGAGCCTTTAAGTATGGAAGTGCAGTTAGGCGTTATTGCGACGACAGGCAATACTGACAGTTCAGCGTTGAAAGGTAGAGCGACAATAAAGCAAGACTTTAGGACTTGGAAAAATAAGTATGAGCTGGATGCTTTATACAAAAGAGACAAACATGACGGAGAGAATAAAACGACGGCACAAAAAATATTTTTATCAGCGCAAAGTGATTATAAATTGAGTGCTGAAAATACGTCTGTCTTTGTTTTTGGATCGTATACAGATGATCGTTTTAGTGGCTATGATTACCAAAATACGATCGCTGTTGGCTATTCTAGACGATTGTTTTCTGATCAAAACTCTTTTCTAGATTACAACATAGGGCCTGGTTATTCTTTTAATAGTACGGACGCTGGAGGTAAGGAAGACGCCATCATTATGCATATAGAAGCGGAATACGAATATAATTTTAGTACGGAAGTAAAGTTCACTCAGGTGTTGGGCAGTGATGTGGCTGTGGAAGGAAATAAAAATACGTTGTCTAAATCTGAATCTGCGATTACGGCGAGACTAAGGGATAATTTGAGCATGAAAGCGGCTTATAGTATCACTCACAATAGTGAGGTGCTTGATGATAGAGAAAATACAGATTCAACGACTAGCATTACATTGGCGTATTCATTTTAA
- a CDS encoding CobW family GTP-binding protein: MRYQGIKVTLVTGFLGAGKTTLIRQLLAQSPSNERWAVLVNEFGDIGLDSAFYADLDVAISEVPGGCVCCTTSAAFQQGLNQLIRQYNPDRIFIEPSGLGHPKQIIQTLRGDAYQDVLLLTGAFCVLDARNLSDERYTKHAIFNDQIESADGIVLSHVDRYQQGDIDLVKVRFGPFSLPAPKQTLFFSDPMTLDVDSLDIGLKDRPLLSNMPEEGAHQSSEHHIHAHHHTQQKAPLDDETRYYQKQQDAMQVLGWRWSRDHCFDEEKVRSIVHFIALLDGVYRIKGVFVVSSTKAVFVNVARGEVSMNTSVWHEASRMEVIGGIEGNWANTLRQRCDDILS; this comes from the coding sequence ATGCGCTACCAAGGAATAAAAGTCACTTTAGTGACGGGCTTTTTAGGCGCGGGTAAAACCACACTCATTCGACAGTTATTAGCGCAATCGCCGTCTAACGAACGCTGGGCCGTACTGGTTAATGAGTTTGGTGATATTGGGCTGGACAGTGCTTTTTATGCGGATTTAGACGTCGCTATTAGCGAGGTGCCGGGCGGTTGCGTTTGTTGTACAACGTCTGCTGCCTTTCAGCAAGGGTTGAATCAACTTATCCGCCAATACAATCCAGATCGAATTTTTATCGAACCGTCTGGCCTTGGCCATCCTAAGCAAATTATTCAGACGTTACGTGGTGATGCTTATCAAGATGTGTTGCTGCTAACGGGGGCTTTTTGTGTGCTAGATGCTCGTAACTTGAGTGACGAACGCTATACAAAGCATGCTATTTTTAATGATCAAATTGAATCTGCTGATGGTATTGTGTTGAGTCATGTTGATCGTTATCAACAAGGTGATATCGATTTAGTCAAGGTTCGCTTTGGGCCTTTTTCTTTACCAGCACCTAAGCAAACCTTGTTCTTCTCTGACCCTATGACGCTTGATGTCGACTCTTTGGATATCGGTTTAAAAGACAGGCCACTTCTTTCTAATATGCCAGAAGAGGGGGCGCATCAGTCATCTGAGCACCATATTCACGCACATCATCATACGCAACAGAAAGCACCACTGGACGATGAAACTCGATATTATCAGAAGCAGCAAGATGCGATGCAAGTGTTAGGCTGGCGCTGGTCTCGTGATCATTGCTTTGATGAAGAAAAGGTCCGTTCAATCGTTCATTTTATAGCGTTACTTGACGGCGTTTATCGAATTAAGGGAGTGTTTGTTGTTAGTTCAACTAAGGCTGTTTTTGTGAATGTGGCGCGAGGCGAGGTTTCTATGAATACATCGGTATGGCATGAAGCGAGTCGAATGGAGGTCATAGGAGGAATCGAAGGTAATTGGGCTAACACGCTCCGGCAGCGTTGTGATGATATTCTTTCTTAA
- a CDS encoding acyl-CoA dehydrogenase C-terminal domain-containing protein — protein sequence MPEYKAPLRDIKFVTEEVLDFPGHYAKLAGAEEATPDMVAAILEEGAKFAERVLSPLNRIGDQQGCQFKDGVVTTPDGFKEAYQQYVEGGWPSLSHPESVGGQGLPDSLGMMVTEMIATSNWSWGMYPGLSHGAMNTIESHGTDEQKQTYLTKLVSGEWTGTMCLTESHCGTDLGMMKTKAEPQADGSYAITGTKIFISAGEHDMAGNIVHIVLARLPDAPAGTKGISLFIVPKFSVDGSGEKGERNQVSCGSIEHKMGIHGNATCVMNFDGAKGFLIGEANRGLNCMFTFMNTARIGTALQGLAHAEWALQNSVAYAKDRLQMRSLSGPKAPEKAADPIIVHPDVRRMLLTQKAFSEGGRALIHYCSMLVDTMKRGSADEKAEADELMSLLTPIAKAFLTETGFESANQGLQVFGGHGYIAEWGMEQNVRDCRISMLYEGTTGIQALDLLGRKVLMTQGATLRRFTKIIHKFCKEHKGDKRLKSYISALDKVNSEWGDATMKIGMKAMRNKDEVGAASVDYLMFSGYVVLAYFWARMAVVAQTKLDEGTDEVGFYKAKLQTATFYYERLLPRTKAHAEAMLSGADNLLAMDEDNFLFLNA from the coding sequence ATGCCTGAATATAAAGCGCCCTTGCGCGATATCAAATTTGTTACTGAAGAGGTTCTCGATTTTCCTGGACATTACGCTAAGTTAGCCGGTGCTGAAGAAGCAACGCCTGATATGGTAGCGGCAATTCTAGAAGAGGGCGCTAAGTTTGCGGAGCGTGTCCTTTCTCCTCTTAATCGTATTGGCGACCAGCAGGGTTGTCAGTTTAAAGACGGTGTAGTTACAACACCTGACGGTTTCAAAGAAGCGTATCAGCAATATGTTGAAGGCGGTTGGCCATCTCTTTCTCATCCAGAAAGTGTAGGCGGACAAGGTCTACCTGACTCACTTGGCATGATGGTGACGGAAATGATCGCCACCTCTAACTGGTCGTGGGGCATGTATCCAGGTTTGAGTCACGGTGCGATGAATACGATTGAATCACATGGTACGGATGAGCAAAAACAAACCTACCTAACTAAACTAGTATCTGGGGAATGGACAGGCACTATGTGTTTGACTGAATCTCATTGTGGTACCGATCTTGGTATGATGAAAACCAAAGCAGAACCGCAAGCGGATGGTAGTTATGCCATTACAGGTACTAAAATTTTCATCTCTGCTGGTGAACATGATATGGCTGGCAATATTGTCCATATCGTGTTGGCTCGACTACCAGATGCGCCTGCTGGCACGAAAGGTATTTCGCTTTTCATTGTGCCAAAATTCAGTGTTGATGGATCAGGTGAAAAAGGCGAACGTAATCAAGTATCTTGTGGCTCGATTGAACATAAAATGGGTATTCACGGCAATGCAACGTGTGTGATGAACTTTGATGGCGCGAAAGGCTTTTTGATTGGTGAAGCGAATCGCGGCTTGAACTGCATGTTTACTTTTATGAATACCGCACGTATTGGTACGGCGCTTCAAGGTTTGGCTCATGCTGAATGGGCATTACAGAACTCCGTTGCGTACGCTAAAGACCGTCTACAAATGCGTTCTTTGTCTGGACCAAAAGCACCAGAGAAAGCAGCAGATCCTATTATTGTTCATCCTGATGTTCGTCGCATGCTGCTGACACAGAAAGCGTTTTCAGAAGGCGGTCGAGCATTAATTCATTATTGTTCTATGCTAGTAGATACAATGAAAAGAGGCTCTGCTGATGAAAAAGCGGAAGCCGATGAATTAATGTCTCTGCTTACGCCGATCGCAAAAGCCTTCTTAACCGAAACCGGTTTTGAATCAGCGAACCAAGGACTGCAAGTATTCGGTGGACATGGTTATATTGCCGAATGGGGTATGGAGCAAAACGTACGTGATTGCCGTATTTCTATGCTATATGAAGGAACCACCGGTATTCAGGCGTTGGATTTATTAGGTCGTAAGGTACTGATGACACAAGGCGCTACCTTGCGTCGTTTTACCAAAATCATTCATAAGTTTTGTAAAGAACACAAAGGCGATAAGCGCCTTAAGTCTTACATCTCTGCGCTAGACAAAGTGAATAGCGAATGGGGAGATGCTACGATGAAAATTGGTATGAAAGCCATGCGTAACAAAGACGAAGTCGGTGCCGCATCTGTTGATTATTTGATGTTCTCTGGTTACGTTGTATTGGCTTATTTCTGGGCGCGTATGGCTGTGGTGGCACAAACAAAACTAGACGAAGGTACAGACGAAGTCGGTTTCTATAAGGCGAAATTACAAACTGCGACTTTCTACTATGAGCGTTTACTGCCTCGCACAAAGGCGCATGCCGAAGCTATGCTTTCTGGTGCTGATAATTTATTGGCAATGGACGAAGATAACTTTCTATTTCTTAACGCTTAG
- a CDS encoding SCP2 sterol-binding domain-containing protein: protein MSEAKAVFESMLGRFDADEADDMEAVFQFDLDDADNYHLIIADGKCVMVEGENDDPTVTLSMDLDTLKEVMSGELDGMAAFMQGKIRAEGDIMLSTKLTQIFPL, encoded by the coding sequence ATGAGCGAAGCAAAAGCAGTATTTGAATCTATGTTGGGTCGTTTTGATGCAGATGAAGCGGATGATATGGAGGCGGTGTTTCAATTTGACTTAGACGATGCTGACAACTATCACTTAATCATCGCTGATGGAAAATGTGTAATGGTGGAAGGGGAAAACGATGACCCAACCGTTACGTTAAGTATGGACCTAGATACACTCAAGGAAGTCATGAGCGGTGAATTAGATGGTATGGCGGCTTTCATGCAGGGTAAGATTCGAGCAGAGGGTGACATTATGTTGTCAACCAAGTTAACTCAAATTTTCCCTCTGTAG
- a CDS encoding AMP-binding protein: MTMDTSAHSNLFMGKAPGSYLPDSLNPHGYQSLTDVLALATKNFADRAAFTSVGHTLTYRELNEKSDQFAAYIQHQTDLEVGDRIAIQLPNVIQYPVVLFGALKAGLIVVNTNPLYTATELEHQFKDANVKALVVFANMAHNVEKILAKTSIKHLIITEIADFHPPLKRLLVNSVVKYVKKMVPAYHLPSALTLNEVLAKGKGKAVTKVNSTQDQVAVLQYTGGTTGVAKGAMLTHANLISNMYQLSSRLISIIDEKEEIYIAPLPLYHIYAFLIHGLTLLERGAHSVLIPNPRDLPGFVKELKKWRFTGFCGLNTLFVGLCNNADFRTLDFSHLKLTCSGGMPLTHAAANEWKKVTGCQVVEGYGLTETSPVVSFNPIGKERIGTIGLPVTETDIKIQGRDGSALPQGESGMLCVRGPQVMKGYWNREEATREAMTDDGFLITGDIAMQHPDGYLQIVDRAKDMIIVSGFNVYPTEVEDCLSSHPAILESAAIGVPDDKAGEAVKAFVVLKANAEKPDAKELRAYCKEHLAAYKVPKYFEIRMELPKTNVGKVLRRALREEEQA; the protein is encoded by the coding sequence ATGACAATGGATACTTCTGCTCATAGCAATCTGTTCATGGGGAAAGCCCCAGGTAGTTATTTACCTGACTCACTTAACCCGCACGGCTATCAGTCATTAACGGATGTCTTGGCCTTAGCAACGAAAAACTTTGCAGATCGAGCGGCTTTTACCAGTGTTGGTCACACCTTAACTTACCGTGAATTAAATGAAAAATCGGATCAATTCGCAGCGTATATTCAACACCAAACCGACTTAGAGGTAGGTGATCGAATTGCGATTCAATTGCCCAATGTTATTCAATACCCTGTTGTATTGTTTGGTGCGCTAAAGGCAGGTTTAATTGTTGTTAATACTAACCCTTTGTATACAGCAACAGAGCTTGAGCATCAGTTTAAAGATGCGAATGTAAAAGCGTTAGTTGTGTTTGCTAATATGGCGCATAACGTTGAAAAAATTCTTGCGAAAACCTCAATTAAGCATCTTATTATCACTGAAATTGCTGACTTTCATCCGCCACTAAAACGTCTTTTGGTGAATTCTGTTGTTAAGTATGTGAAAAAAATGGTGCCTGCTTATCACCTCCCTAGCGCTCTAACGCTGAATGAAGTGTTGGCTAAAGGTAAGGGGAAGGCAGTTACTAAGGTCAACAGTACACAGGATCAAGTTGCGGTATTGCAATACACGGGTGGTACAACGGGTGTGGCAAAAGGCGCCATGCTTACGCACGCTAATTTAATCTCGAATATGTATCAATTGAGCTCTAGATTAATTTCTATTATTGATGAGAAAGAAGAGATTTATATTGCGCCTTTACCTCTTTATCATATCTATGCATTTTTGATACATGGTTTAACATTGCTAGAACGTGGTGCTCATAGTGTTCTTATCCCTAACCCGCGAGACTTGCCTGGCTTTGTTAAAGAGCTTAAAAAATGGCGCTTCACCGGCTTCTGTGGCCTTAATACTTTGTTTGTTGGGCTGTGTAATAATGCAGATTTTCGTACCTTAGATTTTTCACATCTTAAGCTGACATGTTCTGGTGGGATGCCACTGACGCATGCTGCTGCTAATGAATGGAAAAAAGTGACAGGTTGCCAAGTTGTAGAAGGCTATGGCTTGACCGAAACGTCGCCAGTTGTGTCATTTAACCCAATAGGGAAAGAACGCATTGGAACGATTGGCCTTCCGGTTACTGAAACAGACATTAAAATTCAAGGAAGAGATGGCTCCGCGTTGCCGCAAGGCGAGTCTGGTATGTTATGTGTTCGTGGTCCTCAGGTGATGAAAGGTTACTGGAATCGTGAAGAAGCCACTCGCGAAGCCATGACGGATGATGGTTTTTTAATCACCGGTGATATTGCAATGCAACATCCAGATGGTTACTTACAAATTGTAGATCGCGCAAAAGATATGATTATAGTGTCAGGCTTTAATGTGTATCCGACGGAAGTGGAAGATTGTCTTTCGTCGCATCCAGCGATTCTAGAATCTGCCGCCATTGGTGTGCCAGATGACAAAGCAGGTGAGGCAGTAAAAGCATTTGTTGTA